One Aegilops tauschii subsp. strangulata cultivar AL8/78 chromosome 7, Aet v6.0, whole genome shotgun sequence genomic window carries:
- the LOC109770231 gene encoding cellulose synthase-like protein D2 — translation MDNIGGGGVLRHSNSSRLSRMSFSGEDGRAAQARPAPGAGGDRPMVTFARRTHSGRYVSYSRDDLDSELANSELAGGGGGFSPDREEFLSYHVHIPVTPDNQPMDPAISARVEEQYVSNSLFTGGFNSVTRAHLMDKVIDSEASHPQMAGSKGSSCAVNGCDGKVMSDERGQDILPCECDFKICAECFGDAVKNAGALCPGCKEPYKATEMEDLVGGGADGGARPTLSLPPPPGGAPASRMERRLSIVRSQKAMTRSQTGDWDHNRWLFETKGTYGYGNAIWPKENDADNGNGGSGGGLGGTDGQPAEFTSKPWRPLTRKLKIPAGILSPYRLLVLIRLAVLGLFLTWRIKHKNEDAMWLWGMSVVCELWFGFSWILDQLPKLCPVNRATDLAVLKDKFETPTPSNPNGRSDLPGLDIYVSTADPEKEPPLTTANTILSILAADYPVEKLSCYVSDDGGALLTFEAMAEAASFANMWVPFCRKHGIEPRNPESYFSLKRDPYKNKVRSDFVKDRRRIKREYDEFKVRINGLPDSIRRRSDAYHAREEIKAMKRQREAALDDAVETVKIAKATWMADGTHWPGTWIQPSAEHTRGDHAGIIQVMLKPPSDDPLYGGDGEEGRPLDFTDIDIRLPMLVYVSREKRPGYDHNKKAGAMNALVRSSAVMSNGPFILNLDCDHYVYNSQAFREGMCFMMDRGGDRIAYVQFPQRFEGIDPSDRYANHNTVFFDVNMRALDGLMGPVYVGTGCLFRRVALYGFDPPRSTEHGGCCSCCFPKKRKIKSTVSSGTSEETRALRMADFDDEEMNMSTFPKRFGNSNFLINSIPIAEFQGRPLADHPGVKNGRPPGALTVPRDLLDASTVAEAISVISCWYEDKTEWGQRVGWIYGSVTEDVVTGYRMHNRGWKSVYCVTKRDAFRGTAPINLTDRLHQVLRWATGSVEIFFSRNNALLASRRMKCLQRIAYLNVGIYPFTSIFLIVYCFLPALSLFSGQFIVKELDVTFLTYLLVITLTLCMLAVLEIKWSGINLEEWWRNEQFWLIGGTSAHLAAVLQGLLKVIAGIEISFTLTSKSGADDENDEYADLYIVKWTSLMIPPIVIMMVNLIAIAVGFSRTIYSEIPQWSKLLGGVFFSFWVLAHLYPFAKGLMGRRGRTPTIVFVWSGLLAITISLLWVAINPPSQNSQIGGSFQFP, via the exons ATGGATaacatcggcggcggcggcgtgctgcGGCACAGCAACAGCAGCCGCCTCTCGCGCATGTCCTTCTCCGGCGAGGACGGCCGCGCCGCGCAGGCCCGGCCCGCCCCCGGCGCCGGCGGCGACCGGCCGATGGTCACCTTTGCGCGGCGCACCCACTCGGGCCGCTACGTGAGCTACTCGCGCGACGACCTCGACAGCGAGCTGGCCAACAGCGAgctggcgggcggcggcggcggcttctcgCCGGACCGGGAGGAGTTCCTCAGCTACCACGTGCACATCCCGGTCACGCCGGACAACCAGCCCATGGACCCGGCCATCTCGGCGCGCGTCGAGGAGCAGTACGTCTCCAACTCGCTCTTCACGGGGGGCTTCAACAGCGTCACCCGCGCCCACCTCATGGACAAGGTCATCGACTCGGAGGCCAGCCACCCGCAGATGGCCGGCTCCAAGGGCTCCTCCTGCGCCGTCAACGGCTGCGACGGCAAGGTCATGAGCGACGAGCGCGGCCAGGACATCCTGCCCTGCGAGTGCGACTTCAAGATCTGCGCCGAGTGCTTCGGCGACGCCGTCAAGAACGCCGGCGCGCTCTGCCCCGGCTGCAAGGAGCCCTACAAGGCCACCGAGATGGAGGACCtggtcggcggcggcgccgacGGCGGGGCCAGGCCCACGCTCTCCCTGCCCCCGCCGCCCGGCGGCGCGCCCGCGTCCAGGATGGAGAGGCGGCTGTCGATAGTCCGGTCGCAGAAGGCCATGACAAGGAGCCAGACCGGCGACTGGGATCACAACCGCTGGCTGTTTGAGACCAAGGGGACCTATGGGTATGGGAATGCCATCTGGCCAAAGGAGAATGATGCCGACAATGGCAATGGCGGCAGTGGAGGCGGGCTGGGCGGAACCGACGGGCAGCCGGCGGAGTTCACCAGCAAGCCATGGAGGCCGCTCACTCGGAAGCTCAAGATCCCTGCTGGCATCCTCAGCCCATACAG GCTTCTTGTTCTCATCCGCTTGGCCGTTCTTGGTCTGTTCCTTACATGGAGAATTAAGCATAAGAATGAAGATGCAATGTGGCTATGGGGCATGTCTGTTGTTTGTGAACTCTGGTTTGGCTTTTCTTGGATCTTGGACCAGCTGCCAAAGCTGTGCCCTGTTAACCGAGCAACTGACCTTGCTGTCCTGAAAGACAAGTTTGAGACCCCAACGCCGTCAAATCCGAATGGAAGATCTGATCTGCCGGGGCTTGATATATATGTGTCCACTGCTGATCCAGAGAAAGAACCTCCATTAACTACAGCAAACACCATTCTGTCCATCCTTGCTGCTGACTATCCTGTTGAGAAGCTTTCTTGCTATGTTTCTGATGACGGAGGCGCTCTCCTTACATTTGAAGCAATGGCTGAAGCTGCTAGCTTTGCTAACATGTGGGTTCCTTTCTGTCGCAAGCACGGCATCGAGCCTCGCAATCCTGAGAGCTACTTCAGTCTAAAGAGGGACCCTTACAAGAACAAGGTACGCTCGGACTTTGTCAAGGACAGGAGAAGGATCAAGAGGGAGTATGATGAGTTCAAGGTCAGAATCAATGGGCTGCCTGACTCAATCCGTCGCCGCTCCGATGCTTACCATGCCAGAGAAGAAATCAAGGCCATGAAGAGGCAGCGTGAAGCTGCTCTTGACGatgcagtggagactgttaaaATTGCTAAAGCTACCTGGATGGCTGATGGCACACATTGGCCCGGTACCTGGATTCAACCCTCTGCGGAGCATACTCGGGGAGACCATGCTGGAATCATTCAG GTGATGCTCAAACCTCCTAGTGATGATCCCTTGTATGGCGGCGATGGTGAAGAAGGTAGACCCCTTGACTTCACTGACATCGACATCCGTCTGCCAATGTTGGTCTATGTGTCCCGAGAAAAGCGCCCAGGCTATGACCACAACAAGAAGGCTGGTGCGATGAATGCTCTGGTCCGTTCATCTGCTGTCATGTCAAATGGACCTTTCATCCTCAACCTGGATTGTGATCATTATGTTTACAACTCCCAAGCTTTCCGTGAAGGCATGTGCTTCATGATGGACCGTGGTGGTGACCGTATTGCCTATGTCCAGTTCCCCCAACGGTTTGAGGGCATTGATCCATCAGATCGCTATGCCAACCACAACACTGTCTTCTTTGATGTCAACATGCGTGCATTGGATGGTCTCATGGGACCAGTCTATGTCGGCACTGGCTGTCTGTTCCGCCGTGTTGCACTCTATGGATTTGACCCTCCACGCTCCACAGAACATGGTGGCTGCTGCAGCTGTTGCTTCCCGAAGAAGCGCAAGATCAAGAGCACTGTTTCCTCAGGTACATCTGAAGAGACACGGGCTCTGCGCATGGCAGATTTTGATGATGAGGAGATGAACATGTCAACATTTCCCAAGAGGTTCGGTAACTCAAACTTCCTCATCAACTCTATCCCGATTGCCGAGTTCCAAGGGCGCCCGCTTGCTGATCACCCTGGTGTCAAGAATGGCCGTCCTCCTGGTGCTCTCACTGTCCCCCGTGACCTTCTCGACGCCTCCACGGTCGCCGAGGCTATCAGTGTCATCTCATGCTGGTATGAAGACAAGACAGAGTGGGGTCAGCGTGTCGGATGGATTTATGGCTCAGTCACAGAGGATGTTGTCACAGGGTACCGGATGCACAACCGTGGGTGGAAGTCAGTCTACTGTGTCACCAAGCGTGACGCCTTCCGCGGCACTGCACCCATCAACCTGACTGACCGTCTCCACCAGGTGCTCCGGTGGGCCACCGGCTCAGTGGAGATCTTCTTCTCCCGCAACAACGCGCTGCTCGCGAGCCGGAGGATGAAGTGTCTTCAGAGGATCGCGTACCTGAACGTGGGCATCTACCCGTTCACGTCCATCTTCCTCATCGTGTACTGCTTCCTGCCGGCGCTGTCGCTCTTCTCGGGGCAGTTCATCGTCAAGGAGCTGGACGTGACCTTCCTCACCTACCTGCTGGTGATCACCCTGACGCTGTGCATGCTGGCGGTGCTGGAGATCAAGTGGTCGGGCATCAACCTGGAGGAGTGGTGGAGGAACGAGCAGTTCTGGCTCATCGGCGGCACCAGCGCCCACCTCGCCGCCGTGCTGCAGGGCCTCCTCAAGGTCATCGCCGGCATCGAGATCTCCTTCACGCTCACCTCCAAGTCGGGCGCGGACGACGAGAACGACGAGTACGCCGACCTCTACATCGTCAAGTGGACCTCGCTCATGATCCCGCCCATCGTCATCATGATGGTCAACCTCATCGCCATCGCCGTCGGCTTCAGCCGCACCATCTACAGCGAGATCCCGCAGTGGAGCAAGCTCCTGGGCGGCGTCTTCTTCAGCTTCTGGGTGCTGGCTCACCTGTACCCGTTCGCCAAGGGCCTCATGGGGCGCCGCGGCCGCACGCCGACCATCGTCTTCGTCTGGTCCGGCCTCCTCGCCATCACCATCTCGCTGCTGTGGGTGGCCATCAACCCGCCGTCGCAGAACTCGCAGATCGGAGGCTCCTTCCAGTTCCCCTGA